The Chloroflexota bacterium genome window below encodes:
- a CDS encoding ATP-binding protein: MFRKSNERQSEPGAGERAVLFRVIPPKSGEFSAQGFINALEALNLVDEVLSLELCATDGRVRMYVRSTRPDHVLSALRSHYAHARFATVPPEDDPLLMSERNGIVCRQVLWPAGEQWLPFQVQDDTEDGDPFVDMLAGLSAKMAPGGRAVTRVLLSERDRDWSERWRNQAIAGSGSANQLAVDAMRREESGPGANGQNGDSSNTGGQMLQLLLIVIGMAALVAFVYLRHTFISIWDEHRVELFAYAALGLLALAGLGYLLHRTGIVSALLRSRFFRASPKPKFYDPDQVRLRVSGAAFRLEVQLYALLGDGRAGAEVLERVLRPVVASYRRFDSPMGARFAAGPLERLSGFDPGADDLGLLGGRKRFLRSTKVGQGVVGTREAAAFWHVPGDAVDVPGLARTGSRRLPVPQEMFAPEDGRLDGAALIGVEAYGDGGLRKLHIPAEAMHRSGLIVARTGMGKTTLTQHIARSLLRDRATGTGDAALVVVDPHSDLVMDILNGLPVGAAADVRLVDLGDETRACGLNLLDTRTFPERDLTVETVLTVARSSSRNWGDRMEEILRWTLYALYEANRNRKAEEQYTIYDGIMFLTNESRRREVIREGRDREEGDVSVAQWWNEIYPLLVPVNDRLALAPVLRKLGQYAGSRSARRVLGQRRTTLDIADTIRSGRVLLVNSARAQTGPEVSSIVGGAILNLLNHIAKQQGRLEPHKRRRVVIIVDEMQVFPGVPFDEMLSELRKFGGSLLMATQSLGRLNEMTESGNMGETILANPGSLFSFQVNASDAELLHRELESDVIEENDIVELPPHHCYGRLTLESGNIHFSMEVLPPMPGNRGIADLVRRASDAYTRPTADIDAENAEFMRGKYREYFGDLGDDDDARNNGR; the protein is encoded by the coding sequence ATGTTCAGAAAAAGCAATGAACGGCAGAGCGAGCCTGGGGCAGGCGAGAGAGCGGTGCTGTTCCGGGTGATACCGCCGAAGTCAGGCGAGTTCAGCGCGCAGGGCTTCATCAATGCGCTTGAGGCGCTGAACCTGGTCGACGAGGTGCTGAGCCTGGAGCTCTGCGCCACCGACGGCCGGGTGAGGATGTACGTGCGCTCGACGCGGCCGGACCACGTGCTGTCCGCGCTGCGGTCGCACTATGCGCACGCGCGATTTGCGACCGTGCCCCCGGAGGACGACCCGCTCCTGATGTCAGAGCGGAACGGGATCGTCTGTCGTCAGGTTCTCTGGCCCGCCGGAGAGCAGTGGCTGCCCTTCCAGGTGCAGGACGACACGGAGGACGGCGACCCGTTTGTTGACATGCTGGCCGGCCTGTCAGCGAAGATGGCCCCGGGAGGAAGGGCCGTCACTCGCGTGCTGCTGAGCGAGAGGGACCGGGACTGGAGCGAGCGCTGGCGCAACCAGGCGATAGCCGGAAGCGGTAGCGCCAACCAGCTCGCGGTGGACGCGATGCGCCGTGAGGAGAGCGGGCCCGGGGCGAACGGGCAGAATGGAGACAGCTCTAACACCGGCGGTCAGATGCTTCAGCTCCTGCTGATCGTCATAGGCATGGCGGCGCTGGTCGCCTTCGTCTACCTCCGCCACACATTCATCTCCATCTGGGACGAGCATCGGGTCGAGCTGTTCGCCTACGCCGCCCTAGGACTGCTGGCGCTTGCGGGCCTGGGTTACCTGCTGCACCGCACCGGTATCGTGAGCGCTCTCCTCAGGAGTCGTTTCTTCAGGGCGTCGCCCAAACCGAAGTTCTACGACCCGGACCAGGTCAGGCTGCGGGTCTCGGGCGCCGCGTTCCGTCTGGAGGTGCAGCTGTACGCGCTGCTGGGTGATGGCCGTGCCGGCGCGGAGGTGTTGGAGCGGGTGCTGCGCCCGGTGGTCGCCTCCTACCGTCGCTTCGACAGTCCTATGGGAGCGCGCTTTGCGGCAGGCCCCCTGGAGAGGCTGTCAGGGTTCGACCCTGGCGCGGACGACCTCGGCCTCCTGGGCGGACGAAAGAGGTTCCTCCGCAGCACGAAGGTCGGTCAGGGAGTCGTGGGCACGCGGGAGGCGGCAGCGTTCTGGCACGTGCCGGGAGACGCCGTGGACGTGCCGGGCCTGGCGCGCACGGGAAGCAGGCGGCTGCCTGTCCCGCAGGAGATGTTCGCGCCGGAGGACGGGCGACTCGACGGGGCCGCACTGATAGGCGTGGAGGCGTACGGCGACGGCGGGCTGCGCAAGCTGCACATTCCCGCCGAGGCGATGCACAGGAGCGGCCTGATAGTGGCGCGCACAGGGATGGGCAAGACGACGCTCACGCAGCACATAGCGCGCAGCCTGCTGCGCGACAGGGCCACGGGCACCGGCGACGCCGCGCTCGTCGTGGTCGATCCGCACTCTGATCTCGTAATGGACATCCTGAACGGCTTGCCGGTGGGCGCAGCCGCGGACGTGCGGCTCGTGGACCTGGGAGACGAGACGCGCGCCTGCGGCCTCAACCTGCTCGACACCCGCACCTTCCCGGAGCGGGACCTGACAGTGGAGACGGTGCTCACGGTCGCAAGGTCCTCGTCGCGCAACTGGGGCGACAGGATGGAGGAAATACTGCGCTGGACCCTGTACGCGCTCTACGAGGCGAACCGCAACAGGAAGGCAGAGGAGCAGTACACGATCTACGACGGCATCATGTTCCTCACCAACGAGAGCAGGCGCCGGGAGGTCATCAGGGAAGGGCGCGACCGGGAGGAGGGGGACGTGTCCGTTGCGCAGTGGTGGAACGAGATATACCCGCTGCTCGTGCCGGTCAACGACCGCCTGGCGCTCGCCCCCGTGCTGCGCAAGCTGGGGCAGTACGCGGGAAGCAGAAGCGCGCGCAGGGTGCTGGGACAGCGCCGCACGACGCTCGACATCGCGGACACCATCCGCTCCGGCAGGGTGCTGCTGGTGAACTCGGCAAGAGCGCAGACAGGACCCGAGGTGTCGTCCATAGTGGGAGGGGCGATACTCAACCTGCTGAACCACATCGCCAAGCAGCAGGGCAGGCTTGAGCCCCACAAGCGCAGGCGCGTCGTGATCATCGTGGACGAGATGCAGGTGTTCCCCGGCGTGCCCTTCGACGAGATGCTCTCAGAGCTTCGGAAGTTCGGCGGCAGCCTGCTGATGGCCACGCAGAGCCTGGGCAGGCTCAACGAGATGACCGAGAGCGGGAATATGGGGGAGACGATCCTTGCGAACCCGGGAAGCCTCTTTTCGTTCCAGGTGAACGCCTCGGACGCCGAGCTGCTGCACCGGGAGCTGGAGAGCGATGTGATCGAGGAGAACGACATCGTGGAGCTGCCGCCGCATCACTGCTACGGCAGGCTCACGCTGGAGAGCGGGAACATCCACTTCTCGATGGAGGTGCTGCCGCCCATGCCGGGAAACAGGGGCATCGCGGACCTGGTCCGCAGGGCGTCGGACGCCTACACCAGACCCACGGCTGACATCGACGCGGAGAACGCCGAATTCATGCGGGGCAAGTACCGTGAGTATTTTGGCGACCTAGGCGACGATGATGACGCAAGAAACAATGGCCGGTAG